A window of Kribbella sp. NBC_00382 genomic DNA:
AGCGCCGTCACCGCGGAGCCTGGGCGGCCGGGTGGTCCTGGCGCTGGAACTCGATGAAGTACAGGCCGGTCGGAAGGACCACTGAGGAATCCGGCCGGCGCCAGCGCCCGACGAACTCCTCCACCTCTCGCCTGACCTGCGCCGATTCGACAAGCTGCGGAAGGTTCTTCAGGTGCACCTCGAGCATCCACCGCACGGCGGCGTGCTCATCGGCGGCAACCGCTGCTCCGCCGAGGCGTTGGTACGAGACCGTGCCCGTGCCATCGCGCTCCTCGTCCAGGAGTGCGTTGATCAGGAGGTCCCGGGTGTAACTGCGGCCACCTTCGGGAAAGGGCGCGACCCGTTCCCACTGCCTGGTGACGAACTGCTGTTCGGCGGTCTCGGAGTCGAAGAACATCGCCAGCAGGCGGCCCCCCGGCGCCAGCAACCGGACGATGTCGCGTACGAATCCCTGCGCCTCGACCCGGGCGGCCTGCTGATCCTCGACCGGCGTGATACCCGTCGCGGTGAGCTCTTCGAAGTACTCACCGAGCGGGTAGCTGAGCGACCAGAACGCGCCGATCAGGTCCAGCCGGCTCGCCATCCCTTGCTCGTGCAGGTCGGTCACCGCCGCTCGGG
This region includes:
- a CDS encoding class I SAM-dependent methyltransferase: MSDATDFRAVYEKEGFYDELLLPHFYGGVDDAELLRRRLAELYSAESLGALRVAEFGAGTGRMTEHLAPFADSLIVNDYSAQMIKELTARFPGSTPLHAGARAAVTDLHEQGMASRLDLIGAFWSLSYPLGEYFEELTATGITPVEDQQAARVEAQGFVRDIVRLLAPGGRLLAMFFDSETAEQQFVTRQWERVAPFPEGGRSYTRDLLINALLDEERDGTGTVSYQRLGGAAVAADEHAAVRWMLEVHLKNLPQLVESAQVRREVEEFVGRWRRPDSSVVLPTGLYFIEFQRQDHPAAQAPR